A section of the Mycobacteriales bacterium genome encodes:
- a CDS encoding aldo/keto reductase, translating to MTEQPPYSILQRGIETHVLPVTEEYGMGVLAWSPLASGWLSGAVRAGQEVTGNRATAVPQRFDLTVPANQAKLDAVEQLAKVAAEAGLTMIQLALGLVTAHPAVTSAIIGPRTVEHLRSQIAAADTVLPADMLDAIVAPGTDLAPEEKFDAPPALLDPSLRRR from the coding sequence GTGACCGAGCAGCCGCCGTACTCGATCCTGCAGCGCGGCATCGAGACGCACGTCCTGCCGGTGACCGAGGAGTACGGCATGGGCGTGCTCGCCTGGAGCCCGCTGGCCTCGGGCTGGCTGTCCGGCGCGGTCCGGGCCGGCCAGGAGGTCACCGGCAACCGCGCGACCGCGGTCCCGCAGCGCTTCGACCTCACCGTCCCGGCCAATCAGGCCAAGCTGGACGCGGTCGAGCAACTGGCCAAGGTCGCGGCCGAGGCCGGCCTGACGATGATCCAGCTCGCGCTGGGGCTCGTCACCGCGCACCCGGCCGTGACCAGCGCGATCATCGGTCCCCGTACGGTCGAGCACCTGCGCTCGCAGATCGCCGCCGCCGACACCGTGCTGCCCGCCGACATGCTCGACGCGATCGTCGCCCCCGGCACCGACCTGGCCCCGGAGGAGAAGTTCGACGCCCCGCCGGCGCTGCTCGACCCGTCCCTGCGCCGCCGCTGA
- a CDS encoding AMP-binding protein, giving the protein MPSETHLGALVESAFERRGDETTLVYEGRRLSAAERLDAVRRLTGGLVGLGIRPGERVVVCMANGPEVEVAYGAIWRAGAVVTPVVFLLSEAELRHVLADSGAVAVITSPELLVRVAPAAAAAPAVRHVIVAGDAPGTVPYAELVAADPHPLVDRKADDLGALMYTGGTTGRAKGVMLTHGNLWWCGRCAYERGRDTYDGKSSLTALPLSHAFGLIVTIVGAFIEEQPGPSVLMRWFEPAGWLRLAAEHRVSGGQLVPSMLALLLQQPLEDHDLSELRYLSVGAAPLPAAVRAEWEKRVPGAEVLEGYGCTESGAVISSSTLADRRAGSVGRPLPRYEVRVVDDAGRDVAAGADGEVWARGPGVMTGYWNDPETTAGTLAEGWLHTGDVGHLDADGFLWLVDRKKDLIIRSGVNVFPRDVEEVLLEHPGIAAAAVVGRPDPVRGEEVVAFVAARPGSILDAAEVEAFAAARLSGIHRPHDVRVVDTIPVTSVGKTDRKALRSRLLQ; this is encoded by the coding sequence ATGCCCAGCGAGACCCACCTCGGCGCGCTCGTCGAGTCGGCGTTCGAACGGCGCGGCGACGAGACGACGCTCGTGTACGAGGGCCGGCGCCTGTCCGCGGCCGAACGCCTCGACGCCGTCCGGCGGCTGACCGGCGGCCTGGTCGGTCTCGGTATCAGACCCGGCGAGCGGGTCGTCGTCTGCATGGCCAACGGACCCGAGGTCGAGGTCGCGTACGGGGCGATCTGGCGGGCCGGCGCGGTCGTCACCCCGGTGGTGTTCCTGCTCAGCGAGGCCGAGCTGCGGCACGTGCTGGCCGACTCCGGCGCGGTCGCCGTGATCACCTCACCCGAGCTGCTCGTCCGGGTGGCGCCGGCCGCGGCCGCGGCGCCGGCGGTCCGGCACGTCATCGTGGCCGGGGACGCGCCGGGCACGGTCCCGTACGCGGAGCTGGTCGCGGCCGACCCGCACCCGCTGGTGGACCGGAAGGCCGACGACCTCGGTGCGCTGATGTACACCGGTGGCACGACCGGCCGGGCCAAGGGCGTCATGCTCACCCACGGCAACCTCTGGTGGTGCGGGCGCTGCGCGTACGAGCGGGGCCGGGACACCTACGACGGCAAGTCGAGCCTGACCGCGTTGCCGCTGTCGCACGCGTTCGGGCTGATCGTGACGATCGTCGGGGCGTTCATCGAGGAGCAGCCCGGCCCGTCGGTGCTCATGCGCTGGTTCGAGCCGGCCGGCTGGCTGCGGCTCGCGGCCGAGCACCGGGTCAGCGGCGGCCAGCTGGTGCCCTCGATGCTCGCGCTGCTGCTGCAGCAGCCGCTGGAGGACCACGACCTGTCCGAGCTGCGGTACCTCAGTGTCGGGGCCGCGCCGCTGCCGGCCGCCGTCCGGGCCGAGTGGGAGAAGCGGGTGCCGGGGGCGGAGGTGCTGGAGGGGTACGGCTGCACCGAGTCCGGCGCGGTGATCTCCAGCTCGACGCTGGCGGACCGCCGGGCCGGGTCGGTCGGCCGCCCGCTCCCCCGCTACGAGGTCCGGGTCGTCGACGACGCCGGCCGCGATGTCGCGGCGGGCGCGGACGGCGAGGTCTGGGCCCGCGGCCCGGGCGTGATGACCGGCTACTGGAACGACCCGGAGACCACCGCCGGCACGCTGGCCGAGGGCTGGCTGCACACCGGCGACGTCGGCCACCTCGACGCCGACGGCTTCCTCTGGCTGGTCGACCGCAAGAAGGACCTCATCATCCGCAGCGGTGTGAACGTCTTCCCGCGCGACGTGGAGGAGGTCCTGCTGGAGCACCCGGGCATCGCCGCGGCGGCGGTCGTCGGCCGGCCCGATCCCGTCCGCGGCGAGGAGGTCGTCGCGTTCGTCGCGGCCCGCCCCGGGTCGATCCTGGACGCGGCCGAGGTCGAGGCGTTCGCGGCCGCCCGTCTCTCCGGCATCCACCGCCCGCACGACGTCCGCGTCGTCGACACCATCCCCGTCACCAGCGTCGGCAAGACCGACCGCAAGGCCCTCCGCAGCCGCCTGCTCCAGTGA
- a CDS encoding VWA domain-containing protein, with translation MSFAWPTALLALIVVPLVLGVAWWTRRRRRRAAVRVTSAALVRAALPGRTLWRRRIPTALLVAGLAVLAVGAARPQASVAVPSSQTTILLALDVSGSMCSADVSPNRLTAAEKAAADFIKAQPGGARIGLVAFAGVAGVIVPPTTDTKALLDALPNLTTSRGTAIGQAILTSIDAIADVDSSVPPTGAAVSSSAEGTAYAADVIVVLTDGANTQGVEPQTAAQEAAARKLRVYTIGFGTTTPAPMVCDASQIGDGPGGIFGGGPFGGGGRGGGRGGPLVADYASLKQVAATTGGHFYSAQDATQLQSALGDLPRAITVTHKHLDLAAWFAGLGGLLVALAVGLSLWWNRVRHLPSPRPTPPRTAG, from the coding sequence ATGTCGTTCGCGTGGCCCACGGCCCTGCTGGCGCTGATCGTCGTCCCGCTCGTGCTCGGCGTGGCCTGGTGGACCCGGCGCCGCCGCCGGCGGGCCGCGGTCCGGGTCACCTCGGCCGCGCTCGTCCGCGCCGCGCTGCCGGGCCGGACGCTCTGGCGCCGCCGCATCCCCACCGCCCTGCTCGTCGCCGGGCTCGCCGTGCTCGCGGTCGGGGCCGCCCGCCCGCAGGCCTCGGTCGCCGTCCCGTCCAGCCAGACCACGATCCTGCTGGCCCTGGACGTCTCCGGCTCGATGTGCTCCGCGGACGTCTCACCGAACCGGCTCACCGCGGCCGAGAAGGCCGCCGCCGACTTCATCAAGGCGCAGCCGGGCGGGGCCCGGATCGGGCTCGTCGCCTTCGCCGGGGTGGCCGGCGTGATCGTGCCGCCGACCACCGACACCAAGGCCCTGCTGGACGCGCTGCCGAACCTGACCACCTCCCGCGGCACCGCGATCGGGCAGGCGATCCTCACCTCGATCGACGCGATCGCCGACGTGGACAGCTCGGTGCCGCCGACCGGGGCCGCGGTCAGCAGCAGCGCCGAGGGGACCGCGTACGCGGCCGACGTGATCGTCGTGCTCACCGACGGCGCGAACACCCAGGGCGTCGAGCCGCAGACGGCCGCGCAGGAGGCGGCCGCCCGCAAGCTGCGCGTCTACACGATCGGCTTCGGTACGACGACGCCGGCGCCGATGGTCTGCGACGCCTCCCAGATCGGGGACGGACCGGGCGGGATCTTCGGCGGCGGCCCGTTCGGCGGCGGTGGTCGCGGCGGTGGCCGGGGTGGTCCGCTGGTCGCCGACTACGCCTCGCTCAAGCAGGTCGCCGCGACCACCGGCGGTCATTTCTACAGCGCGCAGGACGCGACCCAGCTGCAGAGCGCGCTCGGCGACCTGCCGCGGGCGATCACCGTCACCCACAAGCACCTCGACCTCGCCGCCTGGTTCGCCGGGCTGGGCGGTCTCCTGGTCGCCCTCGCGGTCGGCCTCTCCCTCTGGTGGAACCGCGTCCGCCACCTCCCGTCCCCCCGCCCCACCCCACCCCGGACGGCCGGGTGA
- a CDS encoding VWA domain-containing protein — protein MRFSSPWWLVLGVLVVAALVAGAVIASRRRAAALAAAGLSTGGSRRAAGLWFSIGGLAVLALAIAGPAASVPVTRAAGTVIVAMDVSNSMAATDVAPTRMAAAKQAATAFIDAQPDSVDVGVVAFQNGGLTTDRPGADHEAAANAVNRLNVAGGTSLANALLTSLSAITGKKVVIGKDGTVPDLGFWPSATVVLFSDGEDRGSDEATAAAATAAQKAGVHVETVGVGTAAGGTVTVDGFKIHTVLDEDTLAGIAKTTGGSYHPASDAAELDGIASTIDLRLTTHREDLPLAGAFTGFAILLLATGAVLTVLRTGRLV, from the coding sequence GTGAGGTTCTCCTCGCCCTGGTGGCTCGTGCTCGGCGTCCTCGTCGTGGCGGCGCTGGTCGCGGGCGCCGTGATCGCGTCCCGGCGCCGGGCCGCGGCCCTCGCCGCCGCGGGCCTGTCCACCGGCGGGTCGCGGCGCGCGGCCGGGCTCTGGTTCAGCATCGGCGGGCTCGCGGTGCTGGCGCTGGCCATCGCCGGGCCGGCCGCGTCGGTCCCGGTGACCCGGGCCGCCGGGACGGTGATCGTCGCGATGGACGTGTCCAACAGCATGGCCGCCACCGACGTCGCGCCGACGCGGATGGCCGCGGCGAAGCAGGCCGCGACCGCGTTCATCGACGCGCAGCCGGACAGCGTCGACGTCGGCGTCGTCGCCTTCCAGAACGGCGGGCTCACCACCGACCGGCCCGGCGCCGACCACGAGGCGGCCGCGAACGCGGTCAACCGCCTCAACGTCGCCGGCGGTACGTCGCTGGCGAACGCGCTGCTCACCTCCCTGTCCGCGATCACCGGCAAGAAGGTCGTGATCGGCAAGGACGGCACCGTGCCCGACCTCGGGTTCTGGCCGTCGGCGACGGTCGTGCTGTTCTCCGACGGCGAGGACCGGGGCAGCGACGAGGCCACCGCGGCGGCGGCGACGGCCGCGCAGAAGGCCGGCGTGCACGTGGAGACCGTCGGGGTCGGCACCGCGGCCGGCGGGACGGTCACCGTCGACGGCTTCAAGATCCACACCGTGCTGGACGAGGACACGCTGGCCGGGATCGCGAAGACCACCGGCGGCTCGTACCACCCCGCCTCGGACGCCGCCGAGCTCGACGGCATCGCCTCCACCATCGACCTGCGGCTGACCACCCACCGCGAGGACCTTCCGCTGGCCGGTGCGTTCACCGGGTTCGCCATCCTGCTGCTGGCGACCGGAGCGGTCCTCACCGTCCTGCGTACGGGGAGGCTGGTCTGA
- a CDS encoding DUF58 domain-containing protein, with translation MATAPDRLLLRLEWRVIRRLDGRLQGAYRTPYRGSGLDFAGLREYVEEDDARHIDWNATARLNEPQVRQFTEDRELTVWLVLDRSASMTVGTPGRGKQDVLGELALILARLFGRGGNRIGAVLHDGAEMRVVPAGTGRAHALRIGHELDRTTAAPAAVTTDFAVMLDAVSSLAKRRSLIIIVSDFIGTGDWDKPLLRLVHRHDVVALRVLDAADDDLPDVGLVVVEDAETGEQLFVDSGDPLFRSRFRAGVAERDAVIAGRMRRAGVPLHRIGTDRDLVEALVEVVAGTRWRRA, from the coding sequence ATGGCGACCGCGCCCGACCGTCTGCTGCTCCGACTGGAGTGGCGGGTGATCCGCCGTCTCGACGGGCGGCTCCAGGGCGCGTACCGCACGCCGTACCGGGGCTCCGGGCTCGACTTCGCCGGCCTGCGCGAGTACGTCGAGGAGGACGACGCCCGGCACATCGACTGGAACGCGACCGCCCGGCTGAACGAGCCGCAGGTCCGGCAGTTCACCGAGGACCGCGAGCTCACCGTCTGGCTGGTGCTGGACCGGTCCGCCTCGATGACCGTCGGTACGCCGGGTCGCGGCAAGCAGGACGTGCTGGGCGAGCTCGCGCTGATCCTGGCCCGGCTGTTCGGCCGCGGCGGCAACCGGATCGGCGCGGTGCTGCACGACGGCGCCGAGATGCGGGTCGTCCCGGCGGGGACCGGTCGCGCGCACGCGCTCCGGATCGGGCACGAGCTCGACCGGACGACCGCGGCGCCGGCCGCCGTCACCACCGACTTCGCCGTGATGCTCGACGCGGTGTCGTCGCTGGCGAAGCGGCGTTCGCTGATCATCATCGTGTCCGACTTCATCGGTACGGGGGACTGGGACAAGCCGCTGCTGCGCCTCGTACACCGGCACGACGTGGTCGCGCTGCGGGTCCTGGACGCGGCCGACGACGACCTGCCCGACGTGGGCCTGGTCGTGGTCGAGGACGCCGAGACCGGCGAGCAGCTGTTCGTCGACTCCGGCGACCCGCTGTTCCGCAGCCGGTTCCGGGCCGGGGTGGCGGAGCGCGACGCCGTCATCGCGGGCCGGATGCGCCGGGCCGGCGTACCGCTGCACCGGATCGGCACCGACCGCGACCTGGTCGAGGCGCTGGTCGAGGTCGTCGCCGGCACCCGCTGGAGGCGCGCGTGA
- a CDS encoding MoxR family ATPase — MTHPLEQVLFEVKRTIVGQDVLLERMAIGLLSGGHLLVEGVPGLAKTLAVKSLAAAIGGRFQRIQFTPDLVPADLTGTRVYRQQTGEFETSLGPVFTNLLLADEINRAPAKVQSALLEVMQERQVTIGRETFPMPDPFLVMATQNPIESEGTYPLPEAQVDRFMMKVVVHYPTSPEEHAIVERALEPPASTQAMLTPEDLVRMQQAARQVYIDPAVTDYAVRLVTATRAPGMVGLGDLDRYVTYGASPRASIALVLGARALAFLRGREYALPHDVRELALDVLRHRVVLSYEALADDVDPDTVIAGVLRAVHMPDVVLQDR; from the coding sequence ATGACCCATCCGCTCGAGCAGGTGCTGTTCGAGGTCAAGCGCACGATCGTCGGCCAGGACGTCCTGCTGGAGCGGATGGCGATCGGCCTGCTCTCCGGTGGCCACCTGCTGGTCGAGGGCGTGCCCGGGCTGGCCAAGACGCTGGCGGTGAAGTCGCTGGCGGCCGCGATCGGCGGGCGGTTCCAGCGCATCCAGTTCACCCCCGACCTGGTGCCGGCCGACCTGACCGGGACCCGGGTCTACCGGCAGCAGACCGGGGAGTTCGAGACCTCGCTCGGCCCGGTCTTCACCAACCTGCTGCTGGCCGACGAGATCAACCGGGCCCCGGCCAAGGTGCAGAGCGCGCTGCTGGAGGTCATGCAGGAGCGGCAGGTGACGATCGGGCGGGAGACGTTCCCGATGCCGGACCCGTTCCTGGTCATGGCGACGCAGAACCCGATCGAGTCCGAGGGCACCTATCCGCTGCCGGAGGCGCAGGTCGACCGCTTCATGATGAAGGTCGTCGTGCACTACCCGACCTCGCCGGAGGAGCACGCGATCGTCGAGCGGGCGCTGGAGCCGCCGGCCTCGACGCAGGCGATGCTCACCCCCGAGGACCTGGTCCGGATGCAGCAGGCCGCACGGCAGGTCTACATCGACCCGGCCGTCACCGACTACGCGGTCCGGCTGGTGACCGCGACCCGGGCGCCCGGGATGGTCGGGCTCGGGGACCTGGACCGGTACGTCACGTACGGCGCCAGTCCGCGCGCGTCGATCGCGCTGGTGCTGGGCGCTCGGGCGCTGGCGTTCCTGCGCGGGCGGGAGTACGCGCTGCCGCACGACGTCCGGGAGCTCGCGCTGGACGTGCTGCGGCACCGGGTCGTGCTCTCGTACGAGGCCCTGGCCGACGACGTCGACCCGGACACGGTCATCGCCGGCGTGCTGCGGGCCGTGCACATGCCCGACGTCGTGCTGCAGGACCGCTGA
- a CDS encoding trypsin-like peptidase domain-containing protein — MASGPQAVSRPRGARGMLVGGGVLLVLLLVAAVLLATGRGDDGSAAAAPTPTPTPTKTVTVPDIYQRVGPSVAVIRTAKGALGTGVIVGSDGTVLTANHVIADRSAVSLIFADGTRSAATVASADPAHDIATLTPATLPQPIVPATLGGDAEVGGEVVAIGNPLGLTYSVSSGVVSAIGRTADTNTGKFTGLIQFDASVNPGSSGGPLLDAQGDVIGIVLSIADPSHDDSFAGIAFAVPIGTALGGGPGGGGGPQT; from the coding sequence ATGGCATCCGGGCCGCAGGCCGTGTCGCGCCCGCGCGGTGCCCGCGGCATGCTCGTCGGCGGCGGCGTGCTGCTGGTTCTCCTGCTGGTGGCGGCGGTGCTGCTGGCGACCGGGCGGGGCGACGACGGGAGCGCCGCCGCGGCCCCGACCCCGACGCCCACGCCGACCAAGACGGTCACCGTGCCGGACATCTACCAGCGGGTCGGGCCGTCGGTCGCGGTCATCCGGACCGCGAAGGGCGCGCTCGGCACCGGCGTGATCGTCGGCAGCGACGGCACCGTCCTGACCGCGAACCACGTGATCGCCGACCGCAGCGCGGTGAGCCTCATCTTCGCCGACGGGACGAGGTCGGCCGCCACGGTCGCCTCGGCCGACCCGGCCCACGACATCGCGACGCTGACCCCGGCGACGCTGCCGCAGCCCATCGTGCCGGCCACGCTCGGCGGCGACGCCGAGGTCGGCGGCGAGGTGGTGGCGATCGGCAACCCGCTCGGGCTGACGTACAGCGTCTCGTCCGGGGTCGTCTCCGCGATCGGCCGGACGGCCGACACGAACACCGGGAAGTTCACCGGGCTGATCCAGTTCGACGCGTCGGTGAACCCGGGCAGCTCCGGGGGACCGTTGCTGGACGCGCAGGGCGACGTCATCGGCATCGTGCTGTCCATCGCCGACCCGAGCCACGACGACTCGTTCGCCGGGATCGCGTTCGCCGTCCCGATCGGGACCGCCCTCGGCGGCGGCCCCGGCGGGGGAGGCGGGCCGCAGACATGA
- a CDS encoding nuclear transport factor 2 family protein: MRVVLDAANGGDVEAFLDAFTGDAVVDDWGREFAGRDAIRGWSDAEFIGKQVTLAVTAVETDGTRTVVTAAVGGKGFTGPSHFAFDIDGGRVSRMTIRA, from the coding sequence GTGCGAGTGGTGCTGGATGCGGCGAACGGCGGTGACGTCGAGGCGTTCCTGGATGCCTTCACCGGCGACGCCGTCGTCGACGACTGGGGGCGGGAGTTCGCCGGGCGGGACGCGATCCGCGGGTGGAGCGATGCCGAGTTCATCGGCAAGCAGGTGACGCTCGCGGTGACCGCGGTCGAGACCGACGGCACCCGGACCGTCGTGACCGCCGCCGTCGGCGGCAAGGGCTTCACCGGCCCGAGCCACTTCGCGTTCGACATCGACGGCGGGCGCGTGTCTCGGATGACGATCCGGGCCTGA
- a CDS encoding LuxR C-terminal-related transcriptional regulator, with protein MTGAPAACAAVIGRAGERAGVDAFLAAAALGPATLVVRGEAGIGKSTLWRYALDTATARGFAVFSVRAVPAPQGERAGLEDLFGPGDGPRAGARESVPAFDRGRRIRELLRRLSADTPVLVGVDDQQWLDAGSANALRFAVDRLADERIGVVVTTTPADEVVVVDGRHARQVELGPLPVDVLRQVLARSLPAVTRPELVRAHAVSDGNPTAALQLIRSWARERQGAPAVSDDHGLDREIRDLPPEVAAVIRALAVAGPSPIGVLAAAADVDDFDKAVRAAVEAGVVRVADDLTVRFTHTLYANAVRGGVNPLDRAAISGRLAGVVAAPEVAARHLAAATLLPDEAVADRLEQVAERCARRGRSDEAAELAAQSARLTPPERADAAARRGLREVEYRAAAGETARAMALADRLVARLGSGRRRAEALTLRVFLDFADSERFLRQALDDVGEDPASRARTLDLLGWQLGLYRGRLADGIAASTSALALAADLGDAETTCVAGATLAASLTLSGRPSDELLDDAVRRATELRPFPLGRWPRVFRARVWLWSGRLDAARREFLQLQKDAVALGSEFQRPYRLCDLALLAAYAGELGGATRDAEDGIAAARDAGNEHAIIWLAYPLGLAAALRGDAEQAEWAAGLLVDWGETNDEPPRRTMADEIRGSLAAGAGDWARALRHFTAMADRLDAMGYAHPGARPGLPRAIEAAAMVGDRDLCARLTARLREQAAALPVPLVNAHLVAAEGQLALLDSDRDRAVGCLEAAVAAYGGYRFDAGRAGLALARAWLRSGRRTRARESAQAARDIFAAAGAPGWVAMADDLLRRAGASGAEDTLTRTEVQVSALVAGGRSNREIAAELFVSVSTVEAHLTRIYRKLGLRRRTELAARLHNGEPGRRAR; from the coding sequence ATGACGGGCGCCCCGGCGGCGTGTGCCGCGGTGATCGGCCGTGCCGGCGAGCGGGCGGGTGTCGACGCGTTCCTGGCCGCCGCCGCGCTCGGCCCGGCGACGCTCGTCGTCCGCGGCGAGGCCGGCATCGGCAAGAGCACGCTCTGGCGGTACGCGCTGGACACGGCGACCGCCCGCGGCTTCGCGGTCTTCTCGGTCCGCGCCGTCCCGGCGCCGCAGGGGGAGCGGGCCGGCTTGGAGGACCTGTTCGGCCCCGGCGACGGCCCGCGGGCCGGGGCCCGCGAGTCCGTACCGGCCTTCGACCGGGGGCGCCGGATCCGCGAGCTGCTGCGGCGGCTGTCGGCGGACACCCCCGTACTGGTCGGCGTGGACGACCAGCAGTGGCTCGACGCCGGGAGCGCGAACGCGCTGCGGTTCGCGGTCGACCGGCTGGCGGACGAGCGGATCGGGGTGGTCGTCACGACCACGCCGGCCGACGAGGTCGTCGTCGTGGACGGTCGGCACGCCCGGCAGGTCGAGCTCGGCCCGCTGCCGGTGGACGTCCTGCGCCAGGTCCTCGCCCGCTCGCTGCCGGCCGTGACCCGGCCGGAGCTGGTCCGGGCGCACGCGGTCTCCGACGGCAACCCGACCGCGGCGCTGCAGCTCATCCGGTCCTGGGCCCGCGAGCGGCAGGGCGCCCCCGCGGTCTCCGACGACCACGGCCTGGACCGGGAGATCCGCGACCTCCCGCCCGAGGTGGCCGCGGTGATCCGGGCGCTCGCCGTCGCCGGCCCGTCGCCGATCGGGGTGCTCGCGGCGGCGGCGGACGTGGACGACTTCGACAAGGCCGTCCGGGCCGCGGTCGAGGCCGGCGTGGTCCGGGTCGCCGACGACCTGACCGTCCGCTTCACCCACACCCTGTACGCGAACGCGGTCCGCGGCGGCGTCAACCCGCTCGACCGGGCCGCGATCTCCGGCCGGCTCGCCGGCGTGGTCGCGGCGCCCGAGGTCGCCGCCCGGCACCTGGCGGCGGCGACGCTGCTGCCCGACGAGGCCGTCGCCGACCGGCTGGAACAGGTCGCCGAGCGCTGCGCGCGCCGCGGCCGGTCCGACGAGGCCGCCGAGCTGGCCGCCCAGAGCGCCCGGCTGACCCCGCCGGAGCGGGCCGACGCCGCCGCCCGGCGCGGTCTGCGCGAGGTCGAGTACCGCGCCGCGGCGGGGGAGACCGCCCGGGCCATGGCGCTCGCCGACCGGCTGGTGGCCCGGCTCGGGTCCGGCCGGCGGCGCGCCGAGGCGCTGACGCTGCGGGTGTTCCTCGACTTCGCCGACAGCGAGCGGTTCCTGCGCCAGGCGCTCGACGACGTCGGCGAGGACCCGGCCTCGCGGGCCCGCACGCTCGACCTGCTCGGCTGGCAGCTCGGCCTGTACCGCGGCCGCCTCGCCGACGGCATCGCCGCCTCCACCTCCGCGCTGGCGCTCGCCGCCGACCTCGGCGACGCCGAGACCACCTGCGTGGCCGGGGCGACCCTGGCCGCGTCGCTCACCCTGAGCGGCCGGCCGAGCGACGAGCTGCTCGACGACGCGGTCCGGCGCGCCACCGAGCTGCGGCCCTTCCCGCTCGGGCGCTGGCCGCGGGTGTTCCGGGCCCGCGTCTGGCTGTGGTCCGGGCGCCTGGACGCGGCCCGGCGCGAGTTCCTGCAGCTGCAGAAGGACGCGGTCGCCCTCGGCTCGGAGTTCCAGCGGCCGTACCGGCTGTGCGACCTGGCCCTGCTCGCGGCGTACGCGGGCGAGCTCGGTGGTGCGACCCGGGACGCCGAGGACGGGATCGCGGCCGCCCGGGACGCCGGCAACGAGCACGCGATCATCTGGCTGGCGTACCCGCTCGGGCTCGCGGCGGCGCTGCGGGGCGACGCCGAGCAGGCCGAGTGGGCGGCCGGGCTGCTCGTCGACTGGGGCGAGACGAACGACGAGCCGCCGCGGCGGACGATGGCCGACGAGATCCGCGGCAGCCTGGCGGCCGGCGCCGGCGACTGGGCCCGGGCACTGCGCCACTTCACCGCGATGGCCGACCGGCTCGACGCGATGGGGTACGCGCACCCGGGCGCCCGGCCCGGGCTGCCGCGGGCGATCGAGGCCGCCGCGATGGTCGGCGACCGCGACCTCTGCGCGCGCCTCACGGCGCGGCTGCGCGAGCAGGCGGCCGCGTTGCCGGTGCCTCTGGTGAACGCCCACCTGGTCGCGGCGGAAGGACAGCTCGCGCTGCTGGACTCCGATCGCGACCGCGCGGTCGGCTGTCTGGAGGCCGCGGTCGCGGCCTACGGCGGCTATCGGTTCGACGCCGGCCGGGCCGGGCTCGCGCTCGCCCGCGCCTGGTTGCGGTCCGGCCGGCGGACCCGGGCCCGGGAGAGCGCGCAGGCGGCCCGGGACATCTTCGCCGCCGCCGGCGCGCCCGGCTGGGTCGCGATGGCCGATGACCTGCTCCGGCGGGCCGGTGCGAGCGGGGCCGAGGACACCCTCACCCGTACGGAGGTGCAGGTCTCCGCGCTCGTCGCCGGCGGCCGGAGCAACCGTGAGATCGCCGCCGAGCTGTTCGTCAGCGTCTCGACGGTCGAGGCGCACCTGACCCGCATCTACCGCAAGCTCGGCCTGCGCCGCCGGACCGAGCTCGCCGCCCGCCTTCACAACGGCGAGCCGGGTCGTCGCGCCCGGTGA
- a CDS encoding methyltransferase domain-containing protein — protein MTVAEYALGRTASEYERLRVQARMWEPATVRLLDRVGVGAGASCLDAGCGPGETMRLLAHRTGAGGTVTGIDVDAALGSLAERGLHADGLPQCRFVAADLTDDAPVPGGPYDLVFARLLLFHLPQRVSVLARLWEAVRPGGHLVVQDYDLGPAGVEPPAASVVETVRLLVATFEALGCDVRAGVRLPLLFAAAGVGHPDDTDVAGRLEPFATGQAMLAHTLRSLLPAACAHGVTSEAHVEETLTALRRDAADGTDRPMLWPLMVGAWRRKPV, from the coding sequence GTGACCGTCGCCGAATACGCCCTCGGGCGGACCGCGAGCGAGTACGAACGGCTGCGGGTCCAGGCCCGCATGTGGGAGCCCGCGACCGTACGGCTGCTCGACCGGGTCGGGGTCGGCGCCGGGGCGTCCTGCCTCGACGCCGGCTGCGGTCCCGGCGAGACGATGCGGCTGCTGGCCCACCGGACCGGCGCCGGCGGCACGGTCACCGGCATCGACGTGGACGCCGCGCTCGGGTCGCTGGCCGAGCGCGGCCTGCACGCGGACGGCCTGCCCCAGTGCCGGTTCGTCGCCGCCGACCTCACCGACGACGCGCCGGTCCCGGGCGGCCCGTACGACCTGGTGTTCGCCCGGCTGCTGCTGTTCCACCTGCCGCAGCGGGTGTCCGTGCTGGCCCGGCTGTGGGAGGCGGTGCGGCCCGGCGGGCACCTCGTCGTGCAGGACTACGACCTCGGGCCCGCGGGCGTGGAGCCGCCGGCGGCGAGCGTGGTGGAGACCGTACGGCTGCTGGTCGCGACGTTCGAGGCGCTCGGCTGCGACGTGCGGGCCGGCGTCCGGCTGCCGCTGCTGTTCGCCGCGGCCGGCGTCGGCCATCCGGACGACACCGACGTCGCCGGCCGGCTGGAGCCGTTCGCGACCGGGCAGGCGATGCTGGCGCACACGCTGCGCAGCCTGCTGCCGGCCGCCTGCGCGCACGGGGTCACGTCCGAGGCCCACGTGGAGGAGACGCTGACGGCGCTGCGCCGGGACGCCGCCGACGGCACCGACCGGCCCATGCTCTGGCCGCTGATGGTCGGCGCCTGGCGCCGCAAGCCGGTATGA